A window from Urocitellus parryii isolate mUroPar1 chromosome 1, mUroPar1.hap1, whole genome shotgun sequence encodes these proteins:
- the Spink1 gene encoding serine protease inhibitor Kazal-type 1, translating to MKLTSIFLLCALALLSLSGNTEAGSQGRKANCNNAITGCTKIYDPVCGNDGNTYTNECMLCLENQKRQIPILIKKSGPC from the exons ATGAAGTTGACAAGCATCTTTCTTCTCTGTGCCTTGGCCTTGTTAAGTTTATCTG gtAACACTGAAGCTGGCTCCCAAGGAAGAAAG GCTAATTGCAACAATGCAATTACTGGATGCACCAAGATTTATGACCCTGTCTGTGGAAATGATGGAAATACTTACACCAATGAATGCATGCTGTGCCTTGAAAATCA GAAGCGCCAGATTCCTATCCTCATTAAAAAATCTGGGCCTTGCTGA